Below is a genomic region from bacterium.
CGCCCATGACGTCGCCCGCCTCCAGGCTGGTCCTTGTGCTTTCGATATAGATGGTGGAGGAGGTGAACTTCATGGCGCAGATGAAAAGCCCGCCCAGCCAGCCGATCAGGTCGGAAAAGATGACCAGCAGCGGCAACATGAAGGTGAAGGCCAGGAACCGGGGAACGGCCAGGTACTTCACCGGGTTGGCCGCCAGGGTGTGGAGGGCGTCGATCTGCTCGGTCACCTGCATGGTGCCGATCTCGGCGGCGACCGCCGAACCCATGCGGCCCGCGATGACCATGGCGGTGAGGACCGGCCCCAGCTCCCGGACCATGGAGATGGAGACCACCGACCCGATGAACTGGGACACGCCCTTGATCTTGGTCTCCAGGGTGTAGCCCGACTGCAGGGCCAGCACCATGCCCGTGAAAAGGGCCGTGTTGACGGCCACCGGGACGGATTCGTAGCCGATCTTGACCATCTGTTCGAGGATCAATTTGCCGTCGAAGGGTTTCTTGAACATCCAGCGGTGGATGCCCAGGAAAAGGAAGACCATCTCCCCCATGTCGTGGATGAAGAAGGCGAGGAACCGTCCGAATTTTTCGATCCAATGGGCGAGTTTCATAGGTCCTTCGAAATCCTCGTTTTAGACGTAAACCCTCGGCACCCGGCCCCCGATGCCGCAAAGAAGCTCGTAGGAGATGGTGCCCGCCAGGGCCGCCTGTTCC
It encodes:
- a CDS encoding ABC transporter permease; the protein is MKLAHWIEKFGRFLAFFIHDMGEMVFLFLGIHRWMFKKPFDGKLILEQMVKIGYESVPVAVNTALFTGMVLALQSGYTLETKIKGVSQFIGSVVSISMVRELGPVLTAMVIAGRMGSAVAAEIGTMQVTEQIDALHTLAANPVKYLAVPRFLAFTFMLPLLVIFSDLIGWLGGLFICAMKFTSSTIYIESTRTSLEAGDVMGGVIKGMFFGAIIAIVACRQGFATTNGAEGVGRATTNAVVFSFMLILISDYFLNAILIALHI